In Xiphophorus maculatus strain JP 163 A chromosome 17, X_maculatus-5.0-male, whole genome shotgun sequence, the genomic stretch GCCACTTCCTCTCCCTGGCAAACCTGTTTGACCGGGTCATCCAGCACTCAGCCAGGATGCATGGCATTTCAAATGACCTCCACTCTGAATTTGTAAgactttttcttatttcctgAGGATTTTTAATGATTCGTACCAGAGTCTCTTTGACATACTTGCATTCTGTCGTTCTAAGTGTATTAGTTGTGTCCAGAGTGCATTTCTACTCAATCTATCTATTAGATGTAACAGTCTGTAATGCTGGCTATGCCAGTGATTGGTTGGGATTATACAGTTTGGTCTGCTGGTGAACTTTACTTTgccaataatttaaaaagaaggtATAAATGAAGTTATGAAGTGATTTTAGGACATACAGTACATTACTCTGCTTTAAGGCTCCTATAAAGGTTTTGTTAGAGAaggattaaataaatacacagtaTCTTCCCCCTCataattcttttcattttttttgttttttagtcatgtttaaaagtttaagatttgtaaattaattttaataacctGAGTAAATCCCAAAACCTCTTTTTTAAGTTCTGATTTTATGTAGTTGAGAAAATTAGTTgtccaaaccaacctggtccTACATGAAAAAGGTATGACCTCATTGCTCAATTTACTATTATTAACTACATTTAATGGAAACtaacttcagttttctttgtcaCTCCCAGTCCTGATTACAGCTGGACCCGTGAAATCAAAAACTGACTGAAACAGAACCTGCTTACAACATGAAGTAGTCTAAGAGATCTggaaaaataacctttaagcaaGTAAATCAAAAATATCTCAGCTGTTCTTTTAGCTATATgcacatttaaacataaaatatagcTTAGGTGATCAAAGACAACAAGACAGAATACAACAAATGCTAATCTATATGGTAATTTTTTGAATGACAGTATGACCTATATAAGTTTTTAACCTTCTGGATGCCATCTGCAGTGCTTTCCAGATCTCATACTTGTTTGAAAATGGTCCCAGTGGGCTCACCATCAGCTGATAAGAGAAATCTGCTGATATGGCAGACTAACACAGCAACAGGCATCGCCAAGGAAACTCCACATAGGAAcacagacctttttttttttttttaaacacagacctTGTTGTCACTAGAGAATTTGATGCAGTTCTGACCATACTGGGCTCATAACTGTAATGCTCTTATGGGCGCTGCAACAAAGCTGATGGTGTCTGtaacaaaaaatctaatctcACCTAGTAGATGGAATGAAGTCACACTTTGTGCATGAGTAAAAAGCATGCCTTTCAAAACAGAGAGAGACATTCACCCACACCTGAGAATTAAATCCAGTGTCAAGGGTCTGTTTGCATATTTGCCTATTTGagaatgacatcatcagatcACACTTCAAATTATATTCAGAAGGGTGTTTGTAGCATACCACGCTGCTTTTCTAAACTGCAGTGAAACTAGCAATACTGATCAATTGAATTTTGATAGTAATAATTGATTATCTTGACTGAATGTATTCTAGTCAAGTCAAAGTtgatttatgtagcacatttacAGCAGCCTCGCCTGACCAAAGTGCTTTGCAACAAACACATCACAGGtagataaattacaaaatagaaaataaaattaagtttagtgaaaataataagacaaatataaaattgGAAAAGATACCAAAAGCTAAAGGtatgaaaaaaacccagacaaTTCTTAAATTTTAGCTGCAGTAATTTTCTTccatcctttttattttattccagtcATGAGGGCCATAAGGACCAAACATCACTAATGATGTCAGTTCAGCAGGTTTAGAAAAGCATTGAGAGGAGCAGAATACATCTCTGTGTAATATGTTGCTCTGGTACAGCACCATAGACTGCAATATGCAAAATGCTTTCTGTAACCCATCTTCCATTGCTCTTTTTGCTATTATTCAGTGATGCACATGTACAtatacacacaaacagaaagcatCACTAATATTAATCACTTGCGTACTCTGTCCACAGATGGCATTTAGAAGAAGCCTGACCTTTGACATTCTCATTCATGTCTACTCCATCAGGAACTCTACTTCCTTCCCAGTAAGAACCAGATTGGCCGGGTCAGTCGCAACTGCCACACGTCTACCATCCTAACTCCAAATGGCAAAGAGAATGCTCAGAGAATAGCGGTGAGTTAACCTTTCTGGAACTTATTTCCTCTTCCTGACATCAGCTGTCTACATCATAGTGAAACGTCATGTAACCTTTTGGGTTCCCCTTCAGTTATTACCTTTTGCAACACACAACTGTGCTACTTCCCCCTTTGATTTTCAATGCAGCGGTTTAAGCAGTTACTGCATACAGCTGTGACGATGAACAAGCCCTCCTGACTTTTGTATCTTACCATGTTTCCACATgtcctgctgctctgcagagaGAGGAACTGACCGAGGTGATTCTGAAGCTCCTGGTTGCGTGGCGGGAACCTCTGTGGCATTTTCATCAGAACATGGCTCAGCACCATGAATTTAACAACTTCAGCTCAAACAAGTCTCTGGAAATGAGTGACATGGTGCATGAACTACGCAGGGGTGTGCAGAAAGTGGTTGAGAAGGTACATGCCTGCACATAATCTACATCACAAACCAAGATGAATGATTCTGAACTGCCTTTTTACAGATTGAGAGAAGTAAGGAGATTCTTTATACTTATCAAATTAAGACTTATTTAACATCACTAAAATAGACCAGGAACCTTTTTAATTAAcaggatattttattttctcattcctgtcccaatgaaataaataagtaaaaagaacagaaacCACCAAAAAATAGACTAATGCATCAATAATTCTACTCTACGCAATCTGATGTGGGAGAACGAGGGGAAGGTTTTATGAGCAAATAatgaacatttgaaatattatttacaaTGAGTTAGGTATCTTGCTACTTTCTCCAGACTTTGTGGACAGTTATGAATTCCAATACCAAACATTAATTTGAAGGGCAGGAAAATGGTTGATATCAAAGTTTCGGAATAACCCAACCTCTCAGAGTTCAACTTCTAAGACAGAACAGAAATAGTGAGTGCATGTTTGGTGAAATGAAATGGTTGGCTCACTGATGGAAGTGACAGTCTAGTCTTAGCTTACATGACGGGTAAACCTGTTCCCAACGTTCTTGTTCCGATCAGGCAGTCATTGGGAGATTTGAAGGTCATTGGTTATGTTTGTTGAACTGAACCCAGTGACAATAAAAccaagcaaaatgaaaaaagaaaaaaaactaagataaATGTGGCACATCATgatgcaaacagaaacattcacCCAAAAAGCTAAACTTACCCGAccagataaaacattttgaaggttctgtttctgtctcttagAACTCAGTTGTAGGATGGCAAGCGTTTTTAGCAAAGGACTCTGAGGAATGTGGCACCACACAGTGCtgaacagccaaaaaaaaaaagaaaagaaaattgattcTATTCCTTTTCAACCACTTTTTAGACTCTGATAGATACCAATAATGTAAGCAAACTATCCAAAGCTGCTTACATACTAAAGGTTACCAGCAGGAAATCACTGTATTGATCACCATATAtgatttatatttcataatttaacataTTACTAAAGTTATGTTCTATCAATATAATTTCTTCAATTTCTTTAGCACATTTAGTCATTCAGACAACATAATTCACTGAAACACTGATATTTCAAGACAAAGAAAACTATATCTACATGGAATATAAATAGTTTCAAAGGAACTTGGTGAAAATAGTTCTGGGGGGTAAAAGGTTGGATCTGTGGCTTTGTATTTCTTATGAGAGCTCTCATAGAGGGCACTGCATGGTTTATGTCTTTGTTGGTTTTTGGTTCCTAAAGTCATTTAATTTAGGACAAAATGCTTCTGTGCATATACTGTAGCTGTTACTGTTTGATAGTCCTTGAAATTAACTCATCTCTTCCACCTGATCACCAGAGCTGTAGACTACTTTAcctgtttttttcccaaaccATGTTTTTTGAAGACAGATGAGTTGAACGCgatatttttttttgaagaaagttGTTCAGTATCCCAAATAGACATTAAGAAGCTTTTATGATTGTATTATATGTGGTTTACTATCAATAAGAGCATTTTGGTATTGGTTTGAAAGTTGAAGTAATAATGTGTGTTCTTGTGCCTAAGATGCAGATGCTGGGAGTAATAAGCAGTTCTCTTGGTAACCTGGCTTCCCCGGAGGCTCTACTGGCATCCGACAGGGCAGAATGGCGACTCATGAACGACTACGATCTCCTCTATTGCTTTCGTCGTGATTCAAATAAGATTCAGAATTACCTGAAGATCCTGAAGTGTCGAATTGTTCCAGAGCATGGGTGCTAAACAGAACACTGTTAAAGAAGTTGTGTTGGACTCTGTTACATCAGCATTGAAATGGAAATACGCCATAAAGAAACAATGTATATTCTGACTTACTGTGTGTTCCTTTTGCCAACCATCAGGCATGAAGTAGCCTCACTTATAATTTGTTCAGTTCTGTCATGAATGAAGACCTGCAGGTAGTTGGCTTACTGTGTACTTCATACTTGATTTCACTTTCAAAACTCCAGAAAAACAATGGGCATAATGTAAGGATGCAGTGGCAGCacaaatgtttacaaatgtCATGTAAAATGCACAATGTATTGAAGTATGGTtgtattacataaaaacattactagaaaaaatatattattgtcATTTCACCAGAGAAGAAATATGTGCAGTGTTTCCACCTTCCACCAGAGACTATTCATGTTCATGTGGTCAGAAAAGAACCAATACGAACACAATAATCAGTTTTCTTTATGTACAGTCTTTGGATAATGTGTCATCATATCTTTGAGTGGCAAGTTCTAGTCTGAGCACAAAATAATGGTGTTAAGTGTAACATATGGCCATAGTAAAAGTTCACTATTATGTGTCTCAGTCGGCCAGTGAGAACAGAAAAGTGTCTACTTGACATTGATCTTGGCATTTAATCAAACAATccacaaaaaacatgaatttcaattaaaaacattttcagacatcaaaattatatatttttttgtcttcatggaAATATCAAAAGACAAGAATATTGTCAGAACCGTGTGCCATGAGAACTGTGAGAGTTTTTAGCAAATGAACCCACAAGCTGTTTCATTTGGTGTCTTTTGTCACAACCACAGAAAGCATTTTAATCACTTCAGTGTGGTTCAACGAACTAAATGCAAACTTCGTCACtttaaaggaattttttttcttgtttctcattccatttatatttttgacacATAACAAGTGTAAATCTTCTCTTTGCCTTATAAGGAATCAggccaaaacacaaaaatatattataagaGTGCTCTCACCATTGAAGGATGGTAAGATCCTCTGCGAGCCAAAGTCCGTCGCTGACAAGGCTCTTCATGAATGAAGCCACCATGATCTATTCACTCTCAGCCCCTCTGGAAGACCTGAAATCAAGCTAATGAACTGCCTAGATCCATTAGCTTGCCTTATAGCTGTATTGTCTCATAAATACATGCAATGACACCAATCCTAAAAACCTGTGGTATATATAAGGATTGAGTAATCATATCTAAATTCTGGACATTAATCAAAGGGCATACTTCCTTAAATAATTCGGTCAGTGACTGGATCTAACATACATGTTGAACATTTAGAtgtagtaaatatttttgataattaaGGAAGTTTGGCTGAATCAGAAAAGTCCAAACATAGGTCAGATTTTACAGTTGCTATAAATGCTGCCTcaatcactttattttcaagaaaatcaattttaattcTGCACTGTAGTGCAAAacgtttcaaaaatattttactcattttgtgaTTGCAAACCTGCCATTTTAACATGGGTGTGTAGATTTTTGGCCACTGACTGCAGCCTAGTTTTGAAACTACTTATGGGAAAGTAgccaatgaaaaacaaaacagcagaacatCCAGTGAATATGAGAGGGAGAGGAATATGCTgcgtttattgtttattaaaggCAACTAGACTAAGATAATATAAAGAATACTAAAGTGGAAAGACAAGGAATGTACAATGATTATGTAAGTGGCACGTGGGCAGTAATGCACAACAAAACCAGAGGGAGGCGGTAGTGCAAGTTAAACCGCCGGTAAACtcctaaagaagaagaagaggaagtcTATGTTTTCCAGCATGTCTGCGATTGGGATTCATTTTGGTTATACTTGTGCCTGTGTGGCCGTGTTTAAGGTGAGCGGCTTGCAGTCTTTTACCACTTAAAATCTTTCAGAGCTGAGCTTCACGTTGCTGTTTGCGGAGAGGACGAGCATTGATGTCAGTTCCGGTAATGATGGATGGCGTCGTGGTAAAATGTAAGCGTTAGCAGCAGCAGTCTAGTGGTCTTTCAGAGGAGAAGATAAGTTGGGAGAACCAAGAGGCTAGACGATCAGAGAGGAGCGAGGGGGTCCAGGTTTGTGGAAGACCCGCCAAGTTCAGCTCAGAGGGGAGCTATATAATGTCTACACGCTAGCAGTTCCACACGTCGACGAGGTCGCCGTGTTGGGAGGGTAGTTCCGTCAGTCACTGCTTCAGTCTGTCATGTTATTacctttactttttaataaGGCATTCAGCTTATCGTGGTAATGTGTTCTTAATTACTACATAAcgttttaattttgaaacatgtatgcttaaaaaaataaacccaggTTCGTTGTTGAAGTTgacgaaaaataaaaatcattcatttCTAGTTCAATAAGGAGTTAGGCGGAAGTGAATATTTCTTAAATCTGATCATTTACCTCATTTATTTGATTGACTATATATTCTACCTATAAGCTGTCTGTAAATATTACTACCTATAATTTGTTATCCATAACAGCTTCCAGCGAACTAATGCtgtttatatatgtataaagtCTATAATCTATATGATGATGTTATATGATCTACACATTCATATTCATACTTTTAACCTACCTGTAATAACAGATACATATTTATCCGAATTTGCTTTATTTGCCAAGTTTGTGcacacaaaagaaatttgactgcATCTCTGCTTTGCTCTCAGTGAATGCATttaacatacacacacacacacacacacacacacacacacacacacacacacacacacatatgtatatcgtatgtatgtatgtatgcatatatatatatatgtctgtgtatatatgtatgtatatgtgtgttAGAAATAATGAATGGCGGATTTTTACTCTATCGCGTcagcctgaaaataaaaatctgaacagttTTTTCTCCGGGATGTGTGGGGTTAGCAGAGATGCAAGTTTTCCTTTGCCTGACCCTTGACCTGTTCCAGTCCTGGATGGAGGGCTGGTCAGTCCTGCTGACCCTCTCTGCAGACCTGATTGGTCTCTACAGTTTGGACTTGTCCTCTTTGTGGATGAGCCAAACCACACAGTTCTGGACAAAAAGGGGACAGACTGAATAACATCTGTGTAGAAGATGACCAGCAGCCACTACATGTGTACAATGTGTCCATAATTCTGTTCAATGTGCAACTAGTACATTATCCAGCAGTGTGCAGGCAAGGGCTCCTCTTGGTCCCTAGAGCTGATTAACTCTCATATCTTTTCAAATCCTCGT encodes the following:
- the LOC102222748 gene encoding prolactin-like is translated as MSAHIRPVSPLLVVLIYLALCSRLSSMRAASSCTNGQTGCHFLSLANLFDRVIQHSARMHGISNDLHSEFELYFLPSKNQIGRVSRNCHTSTILTPNGKENAQRIAREELTEVILKLLVAWREPLWHFHQNMAQHHEFNNFSSNKSLEMSDMVHELRRGVQKVVEKMQMLGVISSSLGNLASPEALLASDRAEWRLMNDYDLLYCFRRDSNKIQNYLKILKCRIVPEHGC